The Lactuca sativa cultivar Salinas chromosome 2, Lsat_Salinas_v11, whole genome shotgun sequence genome includes the window TAAAGGCTTACACAATCGACTTCCAGCCTACGACCCTGAAATAAGAAATGACGGGAAACAAGATGTTACATGATTACTTTATATACATGGAAAATGTCTTAATATGGTAACAATGCAAAAACCTTTCCATGTTGTCTCATAAGTTGGTATATTGTAAATTGTGAAAGTGAATGTCATGTAGAAGCAACATATAAGAACTTAGTGTCCCATGACTTGACCTATTTGTGTAAGATTGTAATTTTTAGGCATTTGTAATTTTAATCTTTTTCATATTAGGATATTATAAATGTAAATTCTTTTCCTATTAAGTTAATTTATTGTGACATTCTAACCAATTATTATAGCAGTATACTTTCAAAATTTAACATATTAAGGCATTGtagttctatttttatttttttatctattAAGATATCGGGCTTTAAAAATTGAACCAATTATAACattatattttcaacatcaaATCTATTAAGACATGGTATTTTTTTACTACTAAGtatttgtatttatgaaattctgaacttgtttgatttttgtttttaattatagcattatatttttggttttttactATTAAGTCAGTGTATTATGAAAATCTAACCAGTTATAGCATTTCACTTTCAATCTTGGTATCATACTTTTGGTATTTAGTCTTTTGATTTGTTAATAGCATTATAGTTTCTATTTTTTGCTATAAAACATTGTGTATTTATTCTTATTTATTTGTAATAAGACTTTGTACTCGCTGTTCTAACCATATTTAGCATAATGCCTTTACTTTTCACCTACAAAAACATActacttttaaatactaaaactTGTTTGATTTTTTGCTGTGATGCAATCATTATACTAGCAACATTTTGTTTCTTCAATCGAAAACTGTACTTAGAATTCTAAGTATTgcacttttattttttattcaattaaaatTTAACCTATTAAGATAACGTACTTTTATTATTTTCCCAATTAAGACACCGGACTTTCAAAATAACGTTATTTAAAATTTGAACCTAATAAGATATCGTATGTTTAACTTTTTCTGTTTTAAGATTTTAtactttttgaatttttaaaactaataagCATTGTACTTGTTTATTTTGGTTACTTATCAAGACTTTGTACTTTTAGTTGTTTATATTAgggtattttttttgaaaatataaatttgttcTATTCTGATTACCAATTATAGCATATTACTTTCTATTATTTTTCATATTAAGatattttagtttaatttattaTAGAGACATTATTACCTTCTACTACGCCATTATAATTTTAAATTCTAATctattaaaacaatgtacttataTTATATTTCCTATTAAGatattttactttgaaaatttaAACATGTTTGACTTTGGTTTGAAAATATAAAACATGTTTGATTTTTTGCTATCAGTTTTATTTTCCTCTTAAGAAACTATAGAAACCTAACCATTTATACTTCCTTTTTTTCATACATAGTGTCATACTTTCAAAACCAACCAATTACAGCATTATAAAAACTAAcctatttataatttttatattcattttatgaGCTTGCATATATCCTTTAACAACCCAAAGTACCTCTTTCACCAACTTATCCAATCTTAGCCAATGTACTTTGGACAAATGGTCAAATGGACCATTTGTCATCATTACTGTTTCACTCattttccaaacacattttatataTTGAGTAATGTTCTATCCACATCATCTCATGTTTCTCTTACTCATTTTTAAACTCTAGGGTTCATGTTTGCTAACTTATCCAAAATCTGGCTACAATAATACAAAATTTTCCTTGTGGGTGTACACGATCTCCACTTTGTTGAACCATGTAAATGCCAGTTGTTGTCTATATTTGGTTGTTGAGTTTGCACTTGTTTATGAAACTAGgtgtttgatattttttttaatgtgttTTTCCATGGTTGAGATATGTTCAAAAGGATATGATAGTCATTTGGATCTGCAGTAATCTCCCCACAAGTATGTATATACAATTAATCTTTGTAACTATCTTTTTGAGTTCAACACCGACACGTCAATCACAGAGGCTCTTATGAGTAGCTACACATGCACATTTTTGCCATAATAGACTAGCAACAACTTTATTTTCCAACTGTGGTGTTACTGATACTTCACAACTCCCCATCTTATATTCTAACTTCATAACTGAAGCTTTTGACAGTAGGAAATAACATGTGACTTTTTTAATTTGTTGTAGTTAACAAAACAGTTTTTAACATTTTAGTATAAATAATAAATGGAATAAAAAACCACAAATTtcaaatatgtatttttaattaaaattctTATTAATATAACTTGTATAAGGAATATACAAGGAAAGtagaaaaatcaataaaaatttcAACTGAATCAGGTATCAAATGGAAAAAGACAAGACAAAGAAAACGATATGGTCTCCTTCACGGTAACGGACAAATAATGAGGCGTCAGATTATCCGTCTTATTATTTTCCCACCAAACGAATTAATATAGAAATTATTAAATTAACGTTAACTTGCAATGTGCGCCCATATAAAACCGGCCTACGAACAAATTGACCCCTTTACTTACGATTTAAAATTTTGAGGTACTGCTTTCTTGTATTTTCGGTCATGAATTTCTTGCTTTGTTacgatattattattttattgtattgatttttatttttatcttcaaAAACCAAACTAATCGCCaaagtttcattttattttgaatttttatgaataaaataatttgACAATAATATAAGTTGTTAAAAATCTAAAGCAactcaaacacacacaaacacaccagATTCTACAGATTCTTCTCTCTGTGTCGTCTATCAGATCCTTCCGATTCCATCAATAATTTATACCTTCTGCTCTCGCCGGCGCTccaatttttttgttaaatttatgtatatttgtatatataaatcgATAATATCCATGTACCTATGATTCTGTAAAGTTAGTGTCTCATATCGGAGATATCAGGGATCAATCATTAGTCGAATCAATAGATGGCCACGGATGAAGAATCACCGCTTGTTGACCAGAATCAAAATGGAACTCAAACGCTTAATCATAGCAGAGACATTCATATTCTGAGCTGGGCGTTCTTGTTGATTTTCCTTGCTTACGGCGCTGCTCAGAATTTGCAGAGCACACTCAACACTGTGAGTTTCCTTTTTCTGGTTCTGCATATATAATTTTCAGTTTAATTATTGTGTTAAATTTGCTCGATGTTTGTATGCATCAATTTTTATCAGAGAGAAGTAGGATTAAGGACTCTATCCTTTCCACCTTTTTCGGTCAATGATTGTATAGAGTTATTGAGAAAACATTGCTAAGTTCAATATTAAATTGGCAACAAATCGATAGcaatttggatttgaggagtcaTAATGTTGACCTCAAAAGTCAAGGTATATGTTTTGAGGGAATGGAGTCGTAGTTACAGATGGTTGGTTGATTATTTTGTGTAGAAGATGTATAAGCCTTAAGTGACTAGGTCTTCTGAGTTTGCTGTCAATAACTTTGTAAATTGATTAAAATATTTTGGACTTTTAATTGGTGTTGACACTTAAAACTTGACATATCTTAGAAAAATTTCCATTGTTGAACAAAATCAGCACAACAGATACAAAAGGAGGAATTAATTTGCTAGTCAAAACACTTCTATCCTCTGTGTGTTTCTTATCTTTTTCTCATAAGTTGTTTAAGTAGATTTTTGTAATTGTATCTAGATTTAGGGAGAAGAAATCAGATAAGAATGGTTATATGATCTCAGTGATCattaaatgttttgtgttattaCAGGATGGAGATCTGGGAACAATTTCACTTGGCATATTGTATACATCTTTCACAGTTTCTTCACTGTTTGCCTCTTCAGTTGTTAGAAAACTTGGATCAAAGAATGCTCTGCTTCTTGGTACTACGGGTTACTGGCTGTACATAGCTGCAAATTTAAAACCATCCTGGTAATTAATTAGTCTTGCAATGCTGCTACTAAATCCATGATTTATTTGTAATTGCTAAATTCATTTTTAACAAATTCCCATTTCTTTTGTATCACAGTTAAATGTCAATTTGTGATATAATTTTGATTCTATCATTTTCCATTTTCCTCCCTCATAGGTATACAATGGTGCCAGCTTCATTGTACCTTGGATTTGCTGCTGCTATTTTATGGGTTGGGGAGGTACATATTTTTTCTTTTGAGatccttttaattttataaatccaAAAGATGTTTACAATATTTTGGACATGTAAAGTAATATATTTGTTGCTTACTATTTGACTATGTGTTTGTATATCAGGGGACATACCTTACCTCTGCTGCAAGGAGCCAAGCAATTGATCACAAGCTACATGAAGGAACTGTAATTGGTCACTTCAATGGAGAATTTTGGGCAATTTTTGCTACTCATCAGGTGTAGTTTAAACTTTCAGTTAACAAAGGTAATTATTTATTAATACTGGGAACTAATAAACTAATTTCTTTTTGTATTGATTTTTTCAGCTAGTTGGAAATCTTTTGACTCTTTTTCTGTTGAAGGATGGAACTGTAAGAATCCATATAACTAATTTGCTTCAAACAATCActacttatatttttttatttatttaattgtttgcAGGAGGGAAGTACGAGTGGCACAACTTTACTTTTCACTGTCTTTCTTGGCAGCATGACCTTGGGAACTTTTCTAATGGCCTTCTTAAAGAAAAGGGACAATGAAGAAACAGATGAACAAAGAGATTCCTCTCTTAGTTTCTATTCTTTCCTAATATCTTTATGGAAGCATGTGATAACTCCTTTATGTGACGCAAGGATGTTGTTAATTGTTCCACTTATAGCATATTCAGGTCTACAACAAGCATTTGTCTGGTATGCATAAGTCAACTTGCAATACCATCaatataacatttccatttcatttTTCTTCAGTTAACCttggattctattttttttttttaatcattttaggGCAGAGTTCACAAAGTTTTTTGTTCAGCCATCTCTTGGTGAGTCAGGTGTAGGTGGTGCCATGGCTGTATATGGAGTTTTTGATGCAATTGTAAGTGACATGATTCTAAGTAAAGGGACTATTTGTGTCGTTGTGTGAACTATATggactaaatttgaaatttgtATCAGTGTTCTCTAGCTGCTGGTCGGTTTACATCAGGTCTCACATCAATCACTGTGATTGTTTCTGGTGGAGCTTTTCTTCAGTGTGGTATATTGATCTGGCTCCTGAATTACAGGTTATATTATTCTCCTGTTAGCTTTTgtgaaaaaattatttttaaatctcTAAATTTTTTTTCCCTTTATTTTTGCAGTGTGCCTACTGGTGTTCTTGGAGTAGTATATCCACTTCTGATTGCAGCCATATGGGGAATAGGAGATGGAGTGCTCATGACACAACTAAATGCCTTGTTGGCAATGTTGTTCAAGCATGACATGGTAATCCttgtttgaatttatttttcataAAGGTGTCAACATTTTTTTATTAGATATTTAAATGAACTTATATATTATCGTGTGTGATtttgaacatgaacatgaacatgaacaggAAGGAACATTTGCACAACTGAAGCTGTGGCAGAGTGCTTCAATTGCAGTTGTATTCTTTTTGAGTCCATATATCTCACTGCAAGCCATGCTTTTTCTAATGCTTGTTGCACTCATCTTATCATTAGCTGCCTTTCTATTCCTCGTGCTCAAACTAGAAAAAGCCTTCTCCTCAAATCACACttgattaaaatagaaaaaaaaagaaaaaaaaactgctGCTCTTACCTTTACCTTCTTCTCACTTGTTATTTATCCTTATCTTTTATTGTACCAACTGTTATTCCATTTTTAAGCAAAGCagttatatatataatatatatttcaaCTTTTTCATCATGTCTTTTAGTACAAACCCACATAAATTTCTCCAACCACTAGAATATTAATTAAACGTGACAAGATTAAGCTAAGTATAAAACGTATAAGATTAAAGTTTGCATTAGAAGAAAAAGTATGGTGAAGAAGTCAATGCTGAAGAGAGTTGACCAGATTGTTGCTGTAGTCCCAGAGGTTCTTTGCCAACTCAGGATCAGTTGCAAATTTGCTTGCTGGCCATTCATTGCAGTCCAAAAAGTACTTTCCGCTCACCCCTTTTAACCCCGGGTGGACTGCTACATAGCAACTTGTTGCTGCACCCTACgcacaataaattaaaaaaaaaaaaaaaatcattttttacatAAAACATTACATATAAATTATGACATATAGTAATGGAGGTAGAATAGTAGAATACCTGTGGGACATTTTTCCAAAAGAGACAAGTGAACAGCTTCAAGATTCCTGCCAAAAACCACACCGCAGTTGTGGATCAATGAATAAAATTCTGTGTAATGTTATACAGAGAACTAGAGTTtaggaataaaaataaaaatacacttACTCATCTGCCAGAAGGAATGCCTCATGAGATCTGTCATTATTATGCCTGGGTGTACCGAGTTTACTGTAATATTcgccccctcttcctgaattttaatttttaatttttaaattaagatTATTGACAAATAGAAAaacatattaattaattatttaattaatacctTCAAGCGTCGAGAGAGCTCATTCGCGTGCAATATGTTAGCTAACTTGGACTGGCCGTATGCCCTTTTGTCTGAATAgctgttttacaaaaaaaatattatggtAAAAAATGTCATTATATTAAACGAAATTAAAGAACAAATTTACCTATCTTTATCACTGATTTTATCAAATCTGATTCCTTTTTCGTAAGTATAGACATGAGCTACCGATGACAAGTTTACAATTCTACCCTCGATTCCGGTAGCTGCAGCAGTTTCCTTCATCTTGTCTAGTAGTAAGTTTGTCAAGTAAAAGTGACCTGCCACAACATTCATTCCCCAAAAACTAAGTTTTAGTAATGATCTCTTTAATGGTGATATTCAAGAAGATAAtttaaaacaaaacttttgattcccattttacccttctaagaaGAGTAGATGCCTACCTAGATGATTAGTCGCAAACTGCATCTCTATCCCATCTTGCGAGAGTTGATACGGGCAAAACATGATACCAGCATTGTTTCTGCAAATTTGAATAGAATGTTGTATGGAtaaataatatttgttttttttttttttttaaatgatgtCATATTTAGGGGAATTGGAAGGAAAGTACAAATGAGGATAAATTTGTGAAAAAGTTAGGACATACGGATTATGTAATTGCAAGAATTAACATGGTAGGTGTAAAGATTTTTGGATGACTTACATTAAGATGTTGAGAGGTAGATTAAGAGCTTTGAAGCTATGAGAAAAGGTCTTAATTGACTTG containing:
- the LOC111911733 gene encoding UNC93-like protein 3, whose product is MATDEESPLVDQNQNGTQTLNHSRDIHILSWAFLLIFLAYGAAQNLQSTLNTDGDLGTISLGILYTSFTVSSLFASSVVRKLGSKNALLLGTTGYWLYIAANLKPSWYTMVPASLYLGFAAAILWVGEGTYLTSAARSQAIDHKLHEGTVIGHFNGEFWAIFATHQLVGNLLTLFLLKDGTEGSTSGTTLLFTVFLGSMTLGTFLMAFLKKRDNEETDEQRDSSLSFYSFLISLWKHVITPLCDARMLLIVPLIAYSGLQQAFVWAEFTKFFVQPSLGESGVGGAMAVYGVFDAICSLAAGRFTSGLTSITVIVSGGAFLQCGILIWLLNYSVPTGVLGVVYPLLIAAIWGIGDGVLMTQLNALLAMLFKHDMEGTFAQLKLWQSASIAVVFFLSPYISLQAMLFLMLVALILSLAAFLFLVLKLEKAFSSNHT
- the LOC111911734 gene encoding short-chain dehydrogenase TIC 32 B, chloroplastic, with the protein product MGVLSLISGWPGRSGFGSASTAEQVSDSIDASDLTVIITGGASGIGLETTRVLAMRGAHVIIAARNMKAANEAKQLVVKHNEKAKIDVLELDLSSLKSIKTFSHSFKALNLPLNILINNAGIMFCPYQLSQDGIEMQFATNHLGHFYLTNLLLDKMKETAAATGIEGRIVNLSSVAHVYTYEKGIRFDKISDKDSYSDKRAYGQSKLANILHANELSRRLKEEGANITVNSVHPGIIMTDLMRHSFWQMRILKLFTCLFWKNVPQGAATSCYVAVHPGLKGVSGKYFLDCNEWPASKFATDPELAKNLWDYSNNLVNSLQH